One genomic window of Bacillus mycoides includes the following:
- the cccA gene encoding cytochrome c550, whose translation MKRNPLIPFALIAALGIIVMFVFSFQGLNKSKELADAKNGGKPAQTASKPEDIVKQSCTSCHGDQLQGAVGPNLQKIGGKLSKDEIKEVLSKGKGNMPPNIVPADQAAKVADWLSKKK comes from the coding sequence ATGAAACGTAATCCGTTGATTCCGTTCGCTCTTATTGCGGCATTAGGTATTATCGTTATGTTTGTATTTTCATTTCAGGGGCTAAATAAATCTAAAGAGTTAGCTGATGCAAAAAATGGTGGGAAACCAGCACAAACAGCATCAAAGCCAGAGGATATTGTAAAGCAAAGCTGTACGAGCTGTCATGGTGATCAGTTACAAGGGGCGGTAGGACCTAATTTACAAAAAATTGGTGGGAAACTTTCGAAAGATGAAATTAAAGAAGTTCTTTCAAAAGGAAAAGGAAATATGCCGCCAAATATAGTTCCAGCTGATCAAGCGGCAAAAGTAGCTGATTGGTTATCGAAGAAAAAATAA